One Candidatus Ornithobacterium hominis genomic region harbors:
- a CDS encoding putative porin — protein MYKCFFLSLIFFPFFAYAQINAEKTQNVLRDSIQSAEPKSVPDSLKTFSPSIQDYQKWNSLEEKKPIDTTLSIQNFYQQNVYLQDNFSYQLPSNWGKPLIPLSIEVKRKSKFVPTGKSYFYTLNEAVNYYDVKTPITRFIFENGVREGQFLSTLFTHNPNQQINYAINFNSLRSQGFFQRELVSMKNLTAAVNYKTKNQRYQLETNFISQSNNSDENAGLDSLSIKAYQGNNPDFSDLERLTPNLKTAKSEFQSNSFFINHHFGLFRIGKDSLQQYPFRIYHQLKFKKESYNYAENSDEAYYKFEEFDVKNRKSAKNYKEFSNQALLGFSISDRLKLQAGLVYSLEQNYLDTIFSKPLQIPQKINENRYGVVANAAFLWRDNIQLKGNAEFTNGENFGSQFFVQGNLVARFSDLVKVEGDVKIASEMPSYNLIFNQNFYKPYNFFNADFKNENTQNLRFKLKLPRLSLQAFGGFYNVLNYTYLNENQLPEQSGSALNYFKVGGEYLLSFKKFHFLSRAQYQQVTSNAHLLPLPSVVARLTSYYQSPVFSRNAELQAGFNVKWHTWYKARLFSPILNEFYLQKSGEEIALGNYPQLDVFANLKVRSMRIYFRAENLTSFILPAQNLIMPNQAFRNFKLQIGVHWVLFN, from the coding sequence ATGTATAAATGTTTTTTTTTAAGCCTTATATTTTTTCCATTTTTTGCATACGCTCAGATTAATGCTGAGAAAACTCAAAACGTATTGCGTGATTCTATACAAAGCGCAGAGCCTAAATCTGTTCCCGATTCACTGAAAACCTTTTCACCAAGCATACAAGATTACCAAAAATGGAACTCTCTGGAAGAGAAAAAGCCCATAGATACCACTTTGAGCATTCAAAATTTTTATCAACAAAACGTTTATCTACAAGACAATTTTTCATATCAATTGCCATCCAATTGGGGGAAGCCGCTTATCCCGCTTAGCATTGAGGTCAAAAGAAAAAGTAAATTTGTCCCTACAGGGAAATCATATTTTTATACACTAAATGAAGCCGTTAATTACTACGATGTGAAAACTCCCATTACACGCTTTATCTTTGAAAATGGCGTAAGAGAAGGGCAATTTCTCTCTACACTTTTTACTCATAATCCCAATCAGCAAATCAACTATGCCATTAACTTTAATTCGCTTAGGTCGCAGGGATTTTTTCAGAGAGAATTAGTGAGTATGAAAAACTTAACTGCAGCGGTGAATTATAAAACAAAAAATCAACGTTATCAGCTAGAAACAAACTTTATTTCCCAAAGCAATAATAGTGATGAAAATGCTGGACTAGATAGTTTGAGTATAAAAGCCTACCAGGGTAACAATCCAGATTTTAGTGACTTAGAGCGTCTAACCCCAAATTTGAAAACCGCCAAATCAGAATTCCAATCCAATTCATTTTTTATCAATCATCATTTTGGCTTATTTCGTATCGGGAAAGATTCCCTACAGCAATATCCATTTAGAATTTATCATCAGTTAAAGTTCAAAAAAGAAAGCTATAATTATGCAGAGAATTCAGATGAAGCTTACTATAAATTTGAAGAATTTGATGTGAAAAATAGAAAATCAGCAAAGAATTACAAAGAATTTTCTAATCAAGCTTTATTAGGCTTTTCCATATCAGATCGCTTAAAGCTTCAAGCAGGTTTGGTCTACAGCCTAGAGCAAAATTACCTTGACACTATATTTTCTAAGCCTTTACAAATTCCGCAGAAAATCAATGAAAATCGCTATGGGGTGGTAGCAAATGCAGCTTTTCTATGGAGAGATAACATTCAACTAAAGGGAAATGCTGAGTTTACCAATGGAGAAAATTTTGGATCACAGTTTTTCGTTCAGGGAAATTTGGTTGCTAGGTTTAGTGATTTGGTAAAGGTGGAAGGTGATGTGAAAATTGCTTCAGAAATGCCCTCATACAACTTGATATTTAATCAAAATTTTTATAAGCCTTATAATTTTTTTAATGCCGATTTTAAAAATGAAAATACACAAAATCTCAGGTTTAAGCTAAAATTACCACGCTTATCCTTACAAGCCTTTGGTGGGTTTTATAATGTGTTGAATTACACTTATTTGAATGAAAATCAGTTGCCTGAGCAGTCTGGTTCGGCTTTAAATTACTTTAAAGTAGGGGGAGAGTATTTATTATCTTTTAAGAAATTTCATTTCTTATCGCGTGCACAATATCAGCAGGTGACTTCCAATGCCCATTTGCTGCCTTTGCCAAGTGTGGTGGCTAGGCTCACAAGTTATTATCAATCACCAGTTTTCAGCAGAAATGCAGAGCTACAGGCAGGGTTTAACGTCAAATGGCACACCTGGTACAAAGCTCGCTTATTTTCTCCGATTTTGAATGAATTTTATTTACAAAAATCTGGGGAAGAAATAGCATTAGGTAACTACCCGCAATTGGATGTTTTTGCCAACCTGAAGGTGAGAAGCATGCGTATCTACTTCCGTGCAGAAAATTTAACTTCTTTTATTTTGCCTGCACAAAATTTAATCATGCCCAATCAAGCCTTTAGAAATTTCAAACTTCAGATTGGTGTACACTGGGTTTTGTTCAATTAA
- a CDS encoding GH3 auxin-responsive promoter family protein yields the protein MEEIINAPHSAQEKEFSLLIENGKKTEYGLAHHFNEIKNYQTFQEKVPIVTYEEIQPEIERARKGKENILWPGICHFFAKSSGTTNAKSKFIPITKQSLESNHFTCGKMLFANYLRNHPDTVIFKRKNLRIGGSAELYQEYKTKYGDLSAIMIDNLPFWTDFMNTPNREISLMSDWDVKLDAIANVVINESVGSLTGVPSWMLVLLNRCLEITGKEKLDDIWPDVEVFFHGGISFKPYQTNYADLCRKELRHYEIYNASEGFFAFQDQKDSKDLLLLLNVGIFYEFIPMEGSALQERKAVPLSDVEVGKNYAIVISSNGGLWRYMIGDTVKFVSVNPYRIVVSGRTKHYINAFGEEVIIENVEDALKVAAEATEAKINEFTGAPIFMKDKEKGAHEYIIEFEKLPVNFKAFKNIFDDRLKEINSDYEAKRYNNMTLNAPNIHIARENLFYDWMKERGKLGGQNKVPRLCNDRQFIEPLLRLNETKTSS from the coding sequence ATGGAGGAAATCATTAATGCCCCTCATTCGGCCCAAGAAAAGGAGTTTTCCCTTCTCATCGAAAACGGGAAAAAAACGGAATATGGTCTTGCACACCATTTTAATGAAATAAAAAATTATCAAACGTTTCAAGAGAAAGTACCTATCGTTACCTATGAAGAAATTCAACCAGAAATAGAACGTGCAAGAAAAGGAAAGGAGAACATTCTATGGCCAGGAATTTGTCATTTTTTTGCAAAGTCCTCTGGCACTACTAATGCTAAAAGTAAATTCATCCCCATCACCAAGCAATCTTTGGAGAGTAATCACTTCACTTGCGGTAAAATGCTTTTTGCTAATTACCTAAGAAATCACCCCGATACGGTAATTTTCAAAAGAAAAAATTTAAGAATTGGAGGAAGTGCTGAATTGTACCAAGAATATAAAACCAAGTATGGTGACCTCTCGGCCATCATGATTGATAATTTGCCTTTTTGGACTGATTTTATGAATACCCCCAATCGTGAGATTTCACTCATGAGCGATTGGGATGTGAAGTTAGATGCCATTGCCAATGTAGTCATCAACGAGAGCGTGGGTAGCTTGACGGGCGTGCCAAGTTGGATGCTCGTATTGCTTAACCGCTGTTTAGAAATCACAGGAAAAGAAAAATTAGACGACATTTGGCCTGATGTGGAAGTCTTTTTCCACGGGGGGATTAGTTTTAAACCTTACCAAACGAATTATGCAGATTTATGCAGAAAAGAGTTGAGGCATTATGAAATTTATAATGCGAGTGAAGGCTTTTTTGCTTTTCAAGATCAAAAAGATTCTAAAGATTTACTCCTATTGCTCAATGTTGGTATTTTCTATGAATTTATCCCGATGGAAGGTTCAGCGTTGCAAGAACGCAAAGCTGTTCCGCTTAGCGATGTAGAAGTGGGTAAAAACTATGCTATCGTTATTTCTTCCAATGGTGGCTTATGGCGCTATATGATTGGAGATACCGTGAAGTTTGTGAGTGTTAATCCTTACCGTATTGTCGTCTCGGGCAGGACTAAACATTACATCAATGCCTTTGGCGAAGAAGTCATCATAGAAAATGTAGAAGATGCACTAAAAGTAGCGGCAGAGGCCACTGAAGCCAAAATCAATGAATTTACTGGTGCGCCTATTTTTATGAAAGACAAAGAAAAAGGGGCACACGAATACATCATTGAATTTGAGAAATTACCCGTAAATTTTAAAGCCTTTAAAAATATTTTTGACGATCGGCTGAAAGAAATCAATTCTGACTATGAAGCTAAACGCTATAATAATATGACGCTGAATGCGCCAAACATTCATATCGCACGGGAGAATTTATTCTACGACTGGATGAAAGAACGTGGCAAACTCGGTGGGCAAAACAAAGTGCCTCGCCTGTGCAACGACCGACAGTTTATTGAGCCTTTGCTAAGATTAAATGAAACTAAAACGAGCTCTTAA
- a CDS encoding DUF2797 domain-containing protein has protein sequence MLTELKFPIQYYLSLKDDFLHINQLIGQEMEICYIANECKSCRLDKPIFRMGFCKNCFFTAPEANPNIIKPELSQAHLGIETRDLAWEKEFELQPHIVYLAESGSIKVGVTREKQIPFRWIDQGADQAIVLAKTENRYEAGMIEVALKEYYADKTNWRQMLTAKADQFDLIEEKIKAKNFIPTDFQKFYVEEGEVYDFEFPVKTYLPKVKSVKLSLNKPFCGKLMGIKGQYLIFENQEVINVRGNEGKVVTIKI, from the coding sequence ATGTTGACGGAGCTTAAATTCCCAATTCAATACTATCTTAGTTTAAAAGATGACTTCTTACACATCAATCAACTCATCGGGCAAGAGATGGAAATATGCTATATAGCAAATGAGTGCAAATCTTGTCGTTTAGACAAGCCAATTTTCAGAATGGGATTTTGTAAAAACTGTTTTTTTACTGCTCCTGAAGCGAATCCTAATATTATAAAGCCAGAACTTTCTCAAGCTCATTTGGGAATAGAAACTCGTGATTTGGCCTGGGAAAAAGAATTTGAATTGCAACCGCATATTGTATATTTAGCAGAAAGTGGCAGTATCAAAGTCGGTGTGACGCGCGAGAAGCAAATTCCCTTCCGGTGGATTGACCAAGGAGCAGACCAAGCGATTGTCTTAGCAAAAACAGAAAATCGATATGAAGCAGGTATGATAGAAGTGGCGCTAAAAGAATATTATGCCGATAAAACTAATTGGCGACAGATGCTCACGGCAAAAGCAGACCAGTTTGATCTAATAGAAGAAAAAATAAAAGCAAAAAACTTTATCCCTACTGATTTTCAGAAATTTTATGTAGAAGAAGGAGAGGTTTATGATTTTGAATTTCCAGTAAAAACTTATTTGCCAAAAGTAAAGTCAGTCAAGTTAAGTTTGAATAAACCCTTCTGTGGGAAATTAATGGGAATCAAAGGGCAATACCTGATTTTTGAAAATCAAGAAGTCATCAATGTGCGAGGGAATGAGGGGAAAGTGGTTACTATCAAGATTTAA
- a CDS encoding peptidylprolyl isomerase → MALLGKIRKNPWLLILGIGLPLFAFLVGDAFSQGNVFGNPNELGSINGKPINIQDYNLAYNRLAKDPRLEGASQNLVSQQAWNQLLQERIISSETKELGLNFTDNQYYQMAGRFFSSVNPDLVNQNNQVNIGLAKQFLAQLQAAAQGGNPQANYFFEQWQNFNPQFNALRSEFISLVAGGILPTNSEVKFNSDLKSVQSDINYVFVDYTDYAKANGITVSDDEVKSYLKKYKKQFKKEPSVNLSYAYFPAQASDADRQKFNSSINAFLSSQVIKDEETGITDSIPSFTASINDSAYVSRYSEAPFDPNYYTKTQLENIPNEAIKSALLSNLEKGKVVGPIQVENLSQLIKISDVKPVTDSVKSSHILIGFQGSQGGNSSLTNEQAKAKADSLLSVVKENPAKFNELASSVSDDQVAAKDNGSVGWVSRFQQNFSPAYLNYITNNPKGSIDLVPSEFGYHIIRIDDVKQKTGYQLARIQKQLMPSEETQQNIFNQSSKVAVESQGKSANDFVNSARSAGAEVSTEYGLSRFQPQLPGIENTKKESDILSWAFNKDTKPGSIQRFETNDGGQIVAYLNDKFSGDEYNITAYKEIVEPFILHEKVTKSIQEKVGSPKDLNSIAKTLNTKVETANGLNYFNGNLPGIGVEQNVAAAAFGLPKGKVSSAIKGNNGVFFIQPSNKTAPPEKIMNEEMERNSIQAQNSTLVHQQLIPSFIDASDLKDKRAEKLAN, encoded by the coding sequence ATGGCGCTTTTAGGAAAAATTAGAAAAAACCCTTGGCTATTAATTTTAGGAATCGGTTTACCCTTATTTGCTTTTTTAGTGGGGGATGCCTTCTCACAAGGAAATGTTTTTGGGAACCCCAATGAATTAGGTTCTATAAATGGTAAACCTATCAATATTCAGGATTACAATTTAGCTTATAATCGATTGGCCAAAGATCCAAGGCTGGAAGGAGCAAGTCAAAACTTAGTTTCTCAACAAGCTTGGAATCAGCTGCTACAGGAGAGAATCATTAGTAGTGAAACAAAGGAATTAGGATTAAACTTTACCGACAATCAATATTATCAGATGGCGGGGAGATTTTTTTCTTCTGTCAATCCTGATTTGGTCAATCAAAATAATCAAGTAAACATCGGTCTTGCTAAGCAGTTTTTAGCTCAATTACAAGCAGCTGCACAGGGAGGAAATCCCCAGGCTAATTACTTTTTTGAGCAATGGCAAAACTTCAACCCTCAGTTTAATGCTCTGCGTTCAGAATTTATTTCATTAGTTGCTGGTGGAATTTTACCAACCAATTCTGAAGTTAAATTCAATAGTGATTTGAAATCAGTACAATCAGACATTAATTATGTTTTTGTTGACTATACCGATTATGCGAAAGCCAATGGCATCACCGTTTCTGATGATGAAGTCAAATCATATCTGAAGAAGTATAAAAAACAATTCAAAAAAGAACCTTCAGTCAACTTATCTTATGCTTATTTCCCTGCACAAGCAAGTGATGCAGATCGCCAAAAATTCAACTCAAGCATCAATGCTTTTCTAAGCTCACAAGTCATCAAAGATGAAGAAACTGGCATTACAGATAGTATCCCATCATTTACAGCTTCTATCAACGACTCAGCTTATGTTTCACGTTATTCTGAAGCTCCATTTGACCCTAACTACTACACCAAAACTCAGCTAGAAAATATACCCAACGAGGCTATAAAGTCTGCTTTACTGTCAAATTTAGAAAAAGGTAAAGTAGTCGGCCCTATTCAGGTAGAAAATTTATCCCAATTGATCAAAATCTCTGATGTGAAACCAGTTACTGACTCAGTAAAGTCAAGTCATATTCTCATTGGTTTCCAAGGAAGCCAAGGAGGAAATAGCTCTTTGACTAACGAGCAAGCAAAAGCTAAAGCTGATAGCCTATTGAGCGTAGTAAAGGAAAATCCAGCTAAATTCAATGAATTAGCTTCTAGCGTATCAGATGATCAAGTTGCTGCAAAAGATAACGGTAGCGTTGGCTGGGTCAGCAGATTTCAACAGAATTTCTCTCCAGCTTATTTAAATTATATTACCAATAATCCTAAAGGAAGTATTGATTTAGTTCCTTCTGAATTTGGGTATCATATCATCCGAATTGATGATGTGAAGCAAAAAACTGGTTATCAATTGGCTAGAATTCAAAAACAACTAATGCCAAGCGAAGAAACTCAGCAGAATATCTTCAACCAATCAAGCAAAGTTGCTGTTGAGTCTCAAGGCAAATCTGCCAATGATTTCGTCAATAGCGCAAGAAGTGCAGGAGCAGAGGTTTCTACCGAATATGGATTATCACGCTTTCAACCTCAACTCCCAGGTATAGAAAATACTAAAAAAGAATCTGACATCCTCAGTTGGGCGTTCAACAAAGACACCAAACCTGGTAGTATACAACGATTTGAAACCAACGATGGCGGACAAATTGTGGCTTACCTCAACGATAAATTTAGTGGAGATGAATACAACATTACTGCTTACAAAGAGATTGTAGAGCCCTTTATTTTACATGAAAAGGTTACAAAATCTATACAAGAGAAAGTGGGTAGTCCTAAAGATTTAAATAGTATTGCTAAGACTCTAAATACAAAGGTAGAAACCGCCAATGGGTTGAATTATTTCAACGGAAATTTACCAGGTATCGGGGTAGAGCAAAATGTAGCGGCTGCGGCTTTTGGCTTGCCAAAAGGTAAAGTTTCCTCTGCCATCAAGGGGAATAATGGGGTTTTCTTCATCCAACCCTCTAATAAGACCGCTCCGCCTGAAAAAATTATGAACGAAGAAATGGAAAGAAATTCAATCCAAGCTCAAAACTCAACATTGGTTCATCAGCAATTGATTCCTTCATTTATCGATGCTTCTGATTTGAAGGATAAAAGAGCTGAGAAATTAGCGAATTAA
- a CDS encoding hemolysin family protein, whose product MGFTIAIIIFSLIASAFFSGMEIALISSNRMEMEIEKKKETLVAKVITFLAERPEKFIATMLVGNNIAIVIYGIFTGSFIISLLPEISSEILKILIQTVISTLIILVFAEYLPKVIFSLFPNNLFKTFAIPVFFLYWLFAPITASIMWITNLFLKMIGKEQQEDEIFVKDELRFFISEQLTDSDEEIIDSQVQIFHNALEFADIKVRECMIPRKEIVAMAIDEDIDHIRLKFIETGYSKIIIYQNNIDNVIGYIHSFDLFKKPRTTRSALLPVEFVNETEIAKEVMNKLIKSRKSVAIVNDEYGGTAGMLTVEDVVEELFGEIEDEHDQNKLTEKEISENEFLFSARLEIDYINEQYGLDLPEDEAYETLGGLAVSILEEIPETGEEFKVGDYLFRAEKVSETKIEEIKIIRLDD is encoded by the coding sequence ATGGGCTTTACAATCGCTATCATTATTTTTTCATTGATTGCCTCAGCTTTTTTCTCGGGCATGGAAATCGCTTTAATTTCCAGCAACCGAATGGAAATGGAAATAGAGAAAAAAAAGGAAACTTTAGTGGCAAAAGTCATCACTTTTTTAGCAGAGAGACCAGAAAAGTTTATCGCTACTATGTTGGTAGGGAATAATATCGCTATTGTCATCTATGGAATTTTCACTGGTTCTTTCATCATTTCTCTACTTCCCGAAATTTCCTCTGAAATTCTGAAAATTTTAATTCAAACCGTTATTTCAACACTTATTATTCTAGTTTTTGCAGAATATTTACCCAAAGTTATTTTCAGTTTATTTCCCAATAATTTATTCAAAACCTTTGCGATTCCAGTGTTTTTTCTCTATTGGCTGTTTGCCCCTATCACTGCATCTATTATGTGGATAACGAATTTATTCCTAAAAATGATAGGCAAAGAACAACAAGAAGATGAAATCTTTGTAAAAGATGAGTTACGCTTTTTTATTTCTGAACAGTTAACCGATTCTGATGAAGAAATCATTGATTCCCAAGTTCAAATTTTTCATAACGCTTTAGAATTTGCTGATATAAAGGTGCGAGAATGTATGATCCCACGCAAAGAAATTGTTGCCATGGCAATAGATGAAGATATAGACCACATAAGGCTAAAATTCATCGAAACTGGCTATAGCAAAATCATTATTTACCAAAATAATATCGATAATGTCATCGGCTATATTCACTCTTTTGATTTATTCAAGAAACCTCGCACAACTCGCAGTGCTCTTCTCCCCGTAGAGTTTGTGAATGAAACAGAAATCGCCAAAGAAGTTATGAATAAACTCATCAAAAGTAGAAAGTCTGTTGCCATCGTGAATGATGAATATGGCGGAACGGCAGGAATGCTAACCGTAGAAGATGTCGTGGAAGAACTCTTTGGTGAAATTGAAGATGAGCATGACCAAAACAAACTAACAGAAAAAGAAATCAGCGAAAATGAGTTTCTGTTCTCTGCTCGTTTAGAAATTGACTATATCAATGAGCAGTATGGTTTAGATTTACCAGAGGATGAAGCTTATGAAACTTTGGGAGGTTTGGCGGTCTCTATTTTAGAAGAAATTCCAGAGACAGGAGAAGAATTTAAAGTGGGGGATTACCTATTTAGAGCTGAAAAAGTCTCTGAAACAAAGATAGAAGAAATCAAAATCATCCGTTTAGACGATTGA